A window of the Besnoitia besnoiti strain Bb-Ger1 chromosome VI, whole genome shotgun sequence genome harbors these coding sequences:
- a CDS encoding hypothetical protein (encoded by transcript BESB_064790) has translation MRLARRGLRLTRLFSPLLPSPRAPPSQVSPWGAAGSSSLLSTTRPCRSFPPAATPPRRAHSHSSASFPSSSSAPASAVRTCSSSVSSLASSVSSVLLVSARCERRAFSASAAAAKRCLAMLKAKPGLWKSLLQDALRAKVADPAFLRLASRRFLDISDEFYPPECLEALELFASVPFSDEPLLAAVTGRLDDLLTDPSPKRLAALMGFYTRLGFSHPLAQNPLTQQLVAKMHAVDVTLLPSLCRHASALFLEPHVPVLDGLSTQAQLLLAAGLATGKEGNEEGKRDLSALFSCLESLSRQRYRHAALIEDTLVCVERHSKVLSLQDSLRAVAAARRLHLAGVEEQLRAQVDQQAERAMERGEELLGLLRLLDRLRLRDAAILQKALDAVELHSQKKGFATTQMPEALLHLARLAPSDLPLLVALLSQPSLVATASSFSVSQVQQLLTASSLILFQHIQRREGAIAEEPLQARAVEALARTAETLLALLQPQYQSLNLREKRAVKEAAALLLLEAQCAPRDGVASLSGFCFAQRGTIPFLKQVEEDDVVPPLSLGPSTVDFRRVELVDACARTVLIADGARGDEPSNPRQKSASGGAQKHTTHEKGAQLPRALLFVAPGDSFAEGSSPGAKEDKVSLVLGGVVTDLPAAVTPQAASSLLITQVALQRNGIDAQDVHICATRALSLD, from the exons ATGAGGctggcgcggagagggcTGAGGCTaacgcgcctcttctcgcctctcctaccttctccgcgcgcgccgccgtcgcaggTTTCGCCTtggggcgccgcgggctcctCATCGCTTCTTTCTACGACTCGCCCCTGTCGATCTTTTccgccggctgcgacgcctccccgccgcgcgcactcTCACTCGTCAGCCTCGTTTCCGTCCTCTTCCTCAGCTCCTGCCAGCGCTGTGCGTACGTGctcttcttctgtctcctctctcgcctcctccgtctcctctgtgctcctcgtctccgcgcgctgcgagcgAAGAGCTTTCAGTGCctcggccgctgctgcgaagCGCTGCCTGGCGATGCTCAAGGCGAAGCCTGGACTGTGGAAAAGTCTGCTTCAGGACGCT ctgcgcgccaaGGTAGCAGACCCCGCATTCCTGCGTCTTGCCTCGCGCCGATTTCTCGACATCTCGGATGAATTCTACCCCCCAGAGTGCCTGGAGGCCCTCGAACTCTTCGCTTCAGTGCCCTTCTCCGACGAGCCCCTACTCGCAGCTGTCACGGGGAG GCTCGACGACCTCCTCACGGATCCCTCTCcgaagcgcctcgcagcgctgATGGGCTTCTACACGCGCCTCGGGTTTTCTCATCCGCTG GCGCAGAATCCgctgacgcagcagctggtGGCGAAGATGCATGCGGTCGACGTcacgctgctgccgtcgctgtgCCGTCACGCCAGCGCGCTCTTCCTTGAGCCTCACGTGCCCGTTCTCGACGGCCTctccacgcaggcgcagctgcttctcgccgccggGCTCGCGACTGGGAAGGAAGGAAACGAAGAGGGAAAAAGAGACCTCAGCGCGCTCTTCAG ctgcctGGAGAGCCTCAGCCGGCAGCGCTACCGGCACGCCGCGTTGATTGAAGACACCCTAGTTTGCGTGGAGCGCCACAGCAAG GTGCTGTCGCTGCAAGATTCGcttcgcgccgtcgctgcggctcggcggcTCCACTTGGCAGGCGTGGAGGAGCAGCTGCG AGCACAAGTCGACCAGCAGGCGGAGCGCGCGatggagcgcggcgaagagcttCTCGGGCTTCTGAGGCTCCTCGACAGGCTGAG gcTGCGCGATGCCGCCATCCTTCAGAAGGCCCTCGACGCGGTAGAGCTCCACAGTCAGAAGAAGGGTTTCGCCACGACGCAGATGCCTGAGGCTCTGCTgcatctcgcgcgcctcgcgccctcggatctgccgctgctg GTGGCGCTTCTCTCGCAGCCTTCGCTggtggcgacggcgtcgagcttctctgtctcgcaaGTTCAGCAGCTCCTCACCGCGTCCTCCTTGATCCTCTTCCAGCACATCCA gcggcgcgagggagcgaTCGCCGAAGAGCCActgcaggcccgcgcggttgaggctctcgcgcggacggcggagacgcttcTGGCGCTACTTCAGCCGCAGTACCAGAGTCTAAACctgcgagagaagcgcgcagtcaaggaggcggccgcgctcttGCTCCTAGAGGCACAATGCGCGCCGCGG GACGGAGTCGCCTCTTTGTCgggcttctgcttcgcgcagagaggcacgaTTCCCTTCTTGAAGCAagtcgaggaagacgacgtcgttccccctctgtctctcgggCCTTCAACAGTGGACTTCCGCAGAGTCGAGTTGGTTGAC gcgtgcgcgcgcACTGTGCTCAtcgccgacggcgctcgcggagatGAGCCGTCGAACCCGCGCCAGaagagcgccagcggcggcgcccagaaGCACACGACCCATGAGaagggcgcgcagctgccgcgtgcGTTGCTGTTTGTTGCGCCGGGAGACTCATTTGCAGAGGGGAGCTCGCCGGGTGCGAAGGAGGACAAGGTCTCTCTCGTGCTGGGCGGAGTCGTGACAGATCTGCCTGCTGCCGTCActccgcaggccgcgtcgtcgctcttgATCACGCAAGTCGCTCTCCAGAGGAACGGCATTGACGCGCAGGACGTTCACATTTGCGCAACGCGAGCACTGAGCCTCGACTAG
- a CDS encoding WD domain, G-beta repeat-containing protein (encoded by transcript BESB_064780), translating into MAGGGAFFSSSLGGGAGLADDSGNFSGFAQTRLGIDRPAVDGVSAVVPLLTSGVYEHRVWPRLRASRPHALWSREVLPPHSLPPWSGTAATPFLASSCVNRTRTACTRLKWFPNGQRLLAGTQPGELAVWSGTFFGFEDLKRLPQGGGAITAMEWSGTGDRLFVGDASGLVVVLSQALNPLENEPLKGLSHPVLALSASPLTSQLLAGCADTVDPLIWDVNRLSVSRVLRAPNLDSSSSSCLHWHPLNSLIASGSKSSWIYLWDPRDAQPVATLQPHRGTINKVVFHPHGSLLLTCSRDTLIRSIDLRMLRPLHLFRVPRPSASSSSSSLASGGAPGAAEPLQLALNPVHSNLFVTGDNHGQLTFFSLLQPAAPLLQLQEAHGGVAPSGPSERAEGAVVALDWHPLGNLLASAADSRLMRFWSRGVCGGVAGDAMQTVKLVELQNGGLSGDFPVAVRCVKNREVVDKRKRARRLVGGGSFRPICESDAPDALAAGAAAAAGHASARRSETSDEEEDAEDWDGWLGSSQAPRTPVKAFPRIARAWLVGRRSPAPGDAQIATPTEGGEQGARKRKLGDAAEPEGEAT; encoded by the exons atggccggcggcggcgcgttcttctcttcttcgctgggcggcggcgcaggcctcgcagaTGACAGCGGAAACTTCTCAGGCTTCGCGCAAACCCGGCTGGGCATCGACAGGCCTGCGGTTgacggcgtctccgccgtcgttcCGCTCTTGACCTCTGGGGTGTATGAACACCGCGTCTGGCCCCGactccgcgcgagccgccccCACGCTCTCTGGAGCCGAGAG GTCCTGCCTCCGCACAGTCTGCCGCCGTGGTCGGGGACTGCAGCCACGCCTTTCCTCGCGAGTTCCTGTGTGAATCGGACGCGGACAGCCTGCACTCGCCTGAAGTGGTTCCCTAACGgccagcggctgctggcaGGGACGCAGCCGGGCGAGCTGGCGGTCTGGTCAGGCACTTTCTTCGGATTTGAAGACCTCAAGCGCCTGCCGCAAGGTGGCGGCGCGATCACTGCGATGGAGTGGAGCGGCACAGGCGACAGGCTCTTCGTCGGAGACGCCTCGgggctcgtcgtcgtcctctcccaGGCGCTCAACCCTCTCGAAAACGAGCCTCTCAAG GGTCTTAGCCACCCCGTTctggcgctctccgcgtcgccgctcacgtcgcagcttctcgcggGATGTGCAGACACCGTGGACCCGCTCATTTGGGACGTGAACCGGCTGTCGGtgtcgcgcgtcctccgcgcgccgaaTCTCGACAGCAGCTCTTCGTCCTGCCTCCATTGGCATCCCCTCAACTCACTCATCGCCTCGGGCTCAAAGTCCAGCTGGATTTACCTCTGGGatccgcgcgacgcgcagcccgTCGCGACCCTCCAGCCGCATCGAGGCACCATCAACAAAGTCGT CTTCCATCCGCACGGGTCGCTGTTGCTGACGTGCAGCCGCGATACGCTGATTCGCTCGATCGACTTGCGGAtgctgcgcccgctgcaTCTGTTTCGCGTACCCCGGCcttccgcttcgtcttcctcttcttcgttggCGTCGGGGGGGGctccgggcgcggcggagccgctgcagctcgcgctgAATCCTGTGCACTCGAACCTGTTTGTGACTGGCGACAACCATGGCCAGCTGAcctttttctcgctgctgcagccggccgcgccgctgctgcagctgcaggaggctCACGGCGGCGTGGCGCCCTCCGGCCCCAGCGAgcgggcggagggcgcggtgGTCGCGCTCGACTGGCACCCGCTGGGGaatctcctcgcctccgccgcggatAGCCGGCTGATGCGCTTCTggtcgcgcggcgtctgcggcggcgtcgcgggggaCGCGATGCAGACCGTGAAGCTCGTCGAGCTGCAGaacggcggcctctccggcGACTTtcccgtcgccgtccgctgcGTGAAGAACCGCGAAGTCGTCGACAAACGCAagcgcgcccgacgcctcGTAGGTGGCGGCAGCTTTCGCCCAatctgcgagagcgacgcgccggacgcgctggctgccggcgccgccgccgccgctgggcacgcgtcggcgcggaggagcgagacgagcgacgaggaagaagacgcggaagactGGGACGGCTGGCTGGGCAGCTCGcaagcgccgcggacgcccgtGAAGGCCTTCCCGCGGATCGCGAGGGCCTGGCTGGTCGGGCGCAGATCTCCCGCTcctggcgacgcgcagatcgcgacgccgacggagggcggcgagcagggcgCGCGAAAGCGAAAACTGGGTGACGCTGCGGAacccgagggcgaggcgacgtgA
- a CDS encoding hypothetical protein (encoded by transcript BESB_064800), with translation MANSGIACSLGCFPQRSMLALVVLLAFSSSCTIVFSESVSPEDSTPPADYLHIIEKEGIKTSQKQEVWLQAAQSFALVDKTDEGLEIKPTSWTTTGYAYVDSECKLDKTVTMGSLFPKASGDRWSTTGPLEKKTAGVKHIYKFVTPPADQLDGEFVSFCLVVQDKIAPKVLGEPSTEATKPGLTLIIHASATRATVGLAMASVLSSLWFLSA, from the coding sequence ATGGCGAACTCAGGAATCGCGTGTAGTCTGGGCTGCTTCCCCCAGCGAAGCATGCTCGCCCTGGTGGTGCTACTCGCGTTCTCGTCTTCTTGCACGATCGTCTTCTCTGAGTCCGTGTCGCCTGAGGACAGtacgccgccggcggactATCTGCACATCATTGAAAAGGAAGGCATCAAAACCTCCCAAAAACAAGAAGTCTGGCTGCAGGCCGCCCAGAGTTTTGCGCTGGTGGACAAGACAGACGAAGGACTCGAGATCAAGCCCACTTCCTGGACCACGACAGGCTACGCCTACGTCGATTCGGAGTGCAAGCTGGATAAGACAGTGACTATGGGTTCGCTCTTTCCAAAAGCGTCCGGAGATCGCTGGTCAACTACCGGTCCTCTAGAGAAGAAGACTGCCGGGGTAAAACATATCTATAAATTCGTCACGCCTCCGGCTGACCAACTAGATGGAGAGTTCGTGAGCTTCTGCTTGGTGGTGCAGGACAAAATTGCCCCCAAGGTCCTCGGAGAGCCGTCGACTGAGGCGACGAAACCCGGGCTCACTCTTATCATCCATGCATCTGCCACACGCGCCACGGTTGGCCTCGCAATGGCAAGCGTCCTGTCGTCCCTTTGGTTCCTTTCCGCCTAG
- a CDS encoding chrromatin organization modifier domain-containing protein (encoded by transcript BESB_064820), with translation MRHRFPSGNKKSHSRGGSKGSSGGNSKVVKEPEYEVEDVVAYTEDSKGVARWKVRWKGYESDDDTWETRANLRGSPAFWKQMDRLQKEWRLAHKKEDSVGQEEESVAEEETADPTRPAKGRGRGRRGRRRLVSCHRGKALSDEAEENEDEEESEPDEEAGEEDVDPDQDMQAEEEEDEDGADAMAYPIIYGTDTEPPPHHLPDETVLTDGRLSIFRFKNIPIEAVQGTVPMLEKSLFSSRDSGSQTPSDADNASAPRAADAGDSKRALSEDEDDRSAAGLSCGSGAEEQSCVYVQYLVDGKYVYSIPFERARFYCPQLLLSYLMARTTFKTNSVTATSDKAACALAPGSDASSSPTASDASGVEPAAADGVAEKSAAAKSQKDAADSAKSRSKTSKGAPAVGVVTVEAEGAEDSSDSEPAAACRRRVEEDVTLVEGETNGGGDGEAAKAVAVDGSVEESLDSASVGKTLGSDTQTKDAASHAASTASTQSRRRGKLAGGQCEGDSEGVETGDEAAGVAGARAGSRAGGEKESRSLLSHGCLPQARGSRAFLEDDFIFIADVRIGEDAQNEKAFDEPRADPVSAAFNEGALERSPVFPAVPG, from the exons ATGCGCCACCGTTTTCCTTCAGGAAACAAAAAGAGCCACTCGAGAGGAGGCTCCAAAGGCTCCTCAGGAGGGAACTCAAAGGTAGTGAAGGAGCCGGAATACGAAGTTGAAGATGTCGTCGCTTACACAGAAGACAGTAAAGGGGTG GCCCGGTGGAAGGTGCGGTGGAAGGGGTACGAGTCCGACGATGACACCTGGGAGACGCGA GCGAACTTGCGGGGTTCGCCCGCCTTCTGGAAGCAAATGGATCGTCTGCAAAAAGA GTGGCGGTTAGCGCATAAGAAGGAGGATTCCGTGGGC caagaggaggagagcgtggctgaagaggagacggcggatCCGACGCGTCCTGCGAAGGGCCGCGGCAGGGGCCGTCGCGGA CGCAGACGGTTGGTTTCGTGTCACCGCGGAAAGGCGCTTTCggacgaggccgaagagaacgaagacgaagaggagagcgaaccGGACGAGGAGGCTGGAGAGGAGGACGTGGATCCAGACCAAGACATGCaggccgaagaagaggaggacgaagacggcgcagacgctaTGGCGTACCCCATCATCTACGGCACTGACaccgagccgccgcctcaccACCTCCCAG ATGAGACAGTCCTGACTGACGGGCGCCTCTCCATCTTCCGGTTCAAGAACATTCCGATCGAAGCGGTGCAAGGCACGGTCCCGATGCTGGAGAAGTCGCTCTTTTCAAGCCGAGATTCGGGGTCCCAGACGCCGAGTGACGCAGAcaacgcgtctgcgccgcgcgcggcggacgccggcgactcGAAGCGGGCCTTGTcggaagacgaagatgaTCGCTCGGCCGCCGGGCTCtcgtgcggcagcggcgcggaggagcagAGCTGCGTGTATGTGCAGTACCTGGTGGACGGCAAGTATGTATACTCGATTCCCTTCGAGAGAGCCCGCTTCTACtgtccgcagctgctgctgagcTACCTCATGGCGCGGACGACTTTCAAAACGAACTCGGTGACCGCGACTTCAGACAAAGCCGcgtgcgccctcgcgcccggcTCCGACGCGAGCTCGAGTCCGACGGCCTCCGACGCGAGTGGCGTggagccggcggccgcggacggcgtGGCAGAGAAGAGTGCAGCGGCGAAAAGTCAAAAGGACGCCGCGGACTCGGCGAAATCTCGCTCCAAGACGTCCAAGGGGGCGCCTGCGGTGGGGGTCGTCACtgtcgaggcggagggcgcggaggactcCAGTGATAGCgaaccggcggcggcctgccgccgccgcgtggaaGAAGACGTGACGCTCGTCGAGGGGGAGACgaacggggggggggacggcgaggcggcgaaggccgtcgCGGTCGACGGCTCTGTCGAGGAGAGTCTCGACTCCGCGTCCGTCGGCAAGACGCTCGGCAGCgacacgcagacgaaggacGCGGCAAGCCACGCAGCCAGCACCGCGAGCACccagagccgccgccgcggcaagcTTGCCGGCGGACAGTGCGAAGGCGACTCCGAAGGAGTCGAGActggcgacgaggcggcgggcgttgcaggggcgcgggcgggcagccgcgccggcggggagaAGGAAAGCCGCTCGCTTTTGTCGCACGGCTGCCTCCcccaggcgcgaggcagtcGTGCGTTTCTGGAAGACGACTTTATTTTCATCGCAGACGTCCGCatcggcgaggacgcgcagaaCGAGAAGGCGTTCGACGAGCCCAGAGCCGACCCCGTCTCGGCTGCGTTCAACgagggcgcgctggagaggtCTCCTGTTTTCCCTGCAGTGCCCGGTTGA
- a CDS encoding chrromatin organization modifier domain-containing protein (encoded by transcript BESB_064810): MDALPSYGDAFPRLPGADPRDATRRDVTTRNTLQSLSEHKAFTDLAEELPRFEEPLPAPSASVGNTPVKPRDTATRVDCLLPPRIPTQGLPSAARDAQGSGTGLLVYVTGFGPFGSVQNNPTGCLVSNAARALRRAQAGEQAAAEEPQMSAGDAQRGDAPAASGSIPRLYFGSVRTTLPFEQLREACSADVGDASALRDGRRGSRAHQGRAAPQEDSAEDPHRLGGGVETEEDADAASGAGASRRAKDGDFRFEEEQGAPTGKAAQRAVAQALAEREPPVCRISSAVRLCGAEILEAAAKAVDEAAPRIRGALHSARCSRIGCEQGREELSQSPAGEESFSLKRGRAVDRTLAVASNRADAADVHSAGGNGVGTPRTEAASSVEQRPSAEEGGIPSPEGALSVKKATPPSEVAAKEEGGARSVDSCGAESAEGEGGETKKLVLHLGLNQAATAFELEQVGVNGTSAFVRILTGLGPAVVESSAPALPQ; encoded by the coding sequence ATGGACGCCCTTCCTTCTTACGGCGATGCATTCCCTCGCCTTCCCGGAGCGGATCCACGCGACGCCACACGACGGGACGTGACGACGCGAAACACTCTCCAGAGTCTCTCCGAGCACAAGGCTTTCACGGATCTCGCTGAGGAGCTGCCTCGCTTCGAAGAGCCGCTTCCTGCGCCCAGTGCGTCTGTAGGGAATACACCTGTGAAGCCACGAGACACGGCGACTCGTGTAGACTGTCTTCTGCCACCGCGCATCCCCACTCAGGGGCTTCCGTCCGCTGCGAGGGACGCCCAGGGCTCCGGAACGGGTCTCCTGGTCTACGTGACGGGCTTCGGTCCCTTCGGCTCGGTGCAGAACAACCCGACAGGGTGCCTGGTCTcgaacgcggcgcgcgcccttcGTCGTGCGCAGGCAGGCGAACAAGCCGCGGCCGAAGAGCCGCAGATGTCTGCGGGGGACgcccagcgcggcgacgctccgGCAGCCAGTGGCTCCATTCCGAGGCTGTACTTCGGTTCAGTCAGAACGACCCTACCTTTCGAGCAGCTCAGGGAGGCCTGCTCAGCGGAtgtcggcgacgcctcggcTTTGCGTGATGGACGACGAGGCTCCCGCGCTCACCAGGgtcgtgcggcgccgcaggaagaCTCTGCAGAGGATCCCCACCGCCTGGGAGGGGGAGtcgagacggaggaggacgcagacgccgcgtcaggggcaggcgcctcgcgaagAGCCAAGGACGGAGACTTCCGGTTCGAAGAAGAGCAGGGCGCGCCGACGGGGAAGGCAGCACAACGCGCAGTTGCGCAGGCACTCGCAGAGCGTGAACCGCCAGTCTGTCGcatctcctccgccgtccgcctctgTGGAGCTGAAATTCTTGAagctgcagcgaaggcggtggatgaggcagcgccgcgaatTCGAGGTGCGCTGCACTCTGCGCGGTGTTCGCGGATCGGCTGCGAGCAGGGCCGCGAGGAGCTTTCGCAGAGCCCTGCGGGAGAGGAATCTTTCTCTCTgaagcgagggcgcgcagtcGACAGAACGCTCGCGGTGGCGTCGAACAGGGCTGATGCGGCGGATGTCCACTCTGCGGGCGGGAACGGGGTGGGGACGCCGCGAACGGAGGCGGCTTCCAGCGTTGAACAGAGGCcgagcgcagaagaaggcgggaTTCCGTCGCCCGAAGGAGCCCTTTCAGTCAAGAAAGCCACACCTCCCTCGGAAGTCGCGGCaaaggaggagggaggcgcacGCTCCGTGGACAGTTGTGGCGCGGAAAGCGCCGAAGGAGAGGGCGGTGAGACGAAGAAGCTCGTTCTCCATCTCGGGCTCAACCAAGCCGCCACGGCCTTCGAACTGGAGCAGGTCGGCGTCAACGGTACGTCGGCGTTTGTGCGGATCCTGACGGGCCTGGGgcccgccgtcgtcgagtcgtccgcgccggcgctccctcAGTGA